One genomic window of Roseateles sp. DAIF2 includes the following:
- a CDS encoding methyl-accepting chemotaxis protein produces MATGNAQSIARRVSLIGVLSLSLALLFISGAVSVLLTRVAHERVLSWVGDKTQALVDAMNAMDDTSRTLVQRSFGSFRQEFGPSFTLDETSGELRDWGPKLNDNFTQVDKFAGTTGGVATVFAAKGDDFLRITTSLKNDKGERAMGTLLGKQHPAYASVSAGQSYAGRAVLFGRAYMTYYEPIKNDAGKLVGLLFIGFDLDAFEGAIGKMAAESKFFDSGGIYLLNVGKDLSQARFAAHPSAKGKLLSEVSPEFAKQLAELGEDGYLGSAPDLLGNGRGDNFAVVRKNPKTGHWVVAQVSRGEAMASHWATLVPFWLLLGGATVALGFGLAWLLRNWVAKPLATLSDGVRAIAQGDLSTAMHSSRNDEIGALTRDAEAMRTRLADMIGTVRHSVDSIGTASTEIATGNQDLSQRTEQTASNLQIAASSMEQLTSTVKQTADSARTANQLVSSASSAAAKGGTVVGQVVATMDEINTSSKKINDIIGVIDGIAFQTNILALNAAVEAARAGEQGRGFAVVASEVRSLAQRSAEAAKEIKTLIGASVDKVETGSRLVQEAGSSMDEIVSSVQRVSDIIGEITAAAAEQSDGIGQVNQSVLQLDQMTQQNAALVEESAAAAESLRDQAQRLVEAVAVFRLAAGQNAAPAPRAAAPLAKAPTPASKPAPAAARPPAAKNSPPVARKAPAAAPPPPAQDDGAWETF; encoded by the coding sequence ATGGCAACAGGTAACGCACAATCGATCGCCCGCCGTGTCTCCCTGATCGGCGTGCTCTCCCTCTCCCTCGCGCTGCTGTTCATCAGCGGCGCCGTCAGCGTGCTGCTGACCCGCGTCGCGCATGAACGTGTGCTCAGCTGGGTCGGCGACAAAACGCAAGCCCTCGTCGACGCGATGAACGCGATGGACGACACCTCGCGCACCCTGGTGCAGCGCAGCTTCGGCAGCTTCCGCCAGGAGTTCGGCCCGTCCTTCACCCTGGACGAGACGAGCGGCGAGCTGCGCGACTGGGGCCCCAAGCTGAACGACAACTTCACCCAGGTGGACAAGTTCGCCGGCACCACCGGCGGCGTGGCCACGGTGTTCGCCGCCAAGGGCGACGACTTCCTGCGCATCACCACCTCGCTGAAGAACGACAAGGGCGAGCGCGCGATGGGCACCCTGCTGGGCAAGCAGCATCCGGCCTACGCCTCGGTCTCCGCCGGCCAGTCCTACGCGGGCCGCGCGGTGCTGTTCGGCCGCGCCTACATGACCTATTACGAGCCGATCAAGAACGATGCCGGCAAGCTGGTCGGCCTGCTCTTCATCGGCTTCGACCTCGACGCCTTCGAGGGCGCGATCGGCAAGATGGCGGCCGAGTCCAAGTTCTTCGACAGCGGCGGCATCTACCTGCTCAATGTCGGCAAGGACCTGAGCCAGGCCCGTTTCGCCGCCCATCCCAGCGCCAAGGGCAAGCTGCTCAGCGAGGTCTCGCCGGAGTTCGCCAAGCAGCTGGCCGAGCTCGGCGAGGACGGCTACCTCGGCAGCGCGCCCGACCTGCTGGGCAATGGCCGCGGCGACAACTTCGCGGTGGTGCGCAAGAACCCCAAGACCGGCCATTGGGTCGTGGCCCAGGTCTCGCGCGGCGAGGCGATGGCCTCGCATTGGGCCACCCTGGTGCCCTTCTGGCTGCTGCTGGGCGGCGCCACCGTCGCGCTCGGCTTCGGCCTGGCCTGGCTGCTGCGCAACTGGGTCGCGAAACCGCTGGCCACCTTGAGCGATGGCGTGCGCGCCATCGCCCAGGGCGACCTCAGCACCGCGATGCACAGCAGCCGCAACGACGAGATCGGCGCCCTGACCCGCGATGCCGAGGCGATGCGCACCCGGCTGGCCGACATGATCGGCACCGTGCGCCACTCGGTCGATTCGATCGGCACCGCCAGCACCGAGATCGCCACCGGCAACCAGGACCTGAGCCAGCGCACCGAGCAGACCGCGTCCAACCTGCAGATCGCCGCCTCCTCGATGGAACAGCTGACCAGCACGGTCAAGCAGACCGCCGACTCGGCCCGCACCGCCAACCAGCTGGTCTCCAGCGCCTCCAGCGCCGCCGCCAAGGGCGGCACCGTGGTCGGCCAGGTGGTCGCGACGATGGACGAGATCAACACCAGCTCGAAGAAGATCAACGACATCATCGGCGTGATCGACGGCATCGCCTTCCAAACCAACATCCTGGCGCTGAATGCCGCGGTGGAAGCCGCGCGCGCCGGCGAGCAGGGCCGCGGCTTCGCGGTCGTGGCCTCCGAGGTGCGCAGCCTGGCGCAGCGCAGCGCCGAGGCGGCCAAGGAGATCAAGACCCTGATCGGTGCCAGTGTCGACAAGGTCGAGACCGGCTCGCGCCTGGTGCAGGAGGCCGGCAGCTCGATGGACGAGATCGTCTCCAGCGTGCAGCGGGTCTCGGACATCATCGGCGAGATCACCGCCGCCGCCGCCGAGCAGAGCGACGGCATCGGCCAGGTCAACCAGTCGGTGCTGCAGCTGGACCAGATGACGCAGCAGAACGCCGCGCTGGTGGAGGAATCCGCCGCCGCGGCCGAGAGCCTGCGCGACCAGGCCCAGCGCCTGGTCGAGGCGGTGGCGGTGTTCCGCCTGGCCGCCGGCCAGAACGCGGCGCCGGCCCCGCGCGCCGCCGCGCCGCTGGCCAAAGCCCCGACACCCGCGTCCAAACCCGCACCGGCCGCCGCGCGGCCGCCCGCCGCCAAGAACAGCCCGCCGGTCGCCCGCAAGGCGCCAGCAGCAGCACCGCCGCCGCCCGCGCAGGACGACGGAGCCTGGGAGACCTTCTGA
- a CDS encoding chemotaxis protein CheW yields the protein METISEATQLVRRDPSAGALAVQSQGPASGEYLTFRLGSEEYGIDILKVQEIRSYEPPTRIANAPEFIKGVVNLRGVIVPIVDLRLKLGCPSAEYNGFTVVIVLNVRNRVVGAVVDSVSDVLELNRDVIRPAPELNASAVDTSFITGIGAVGERMLILMDIEGLMSSADMGLMDSVIG from the coding sequence ATGGAAACCATCAGCGAAGCGACCCAGTTGGTGCGCCGTGACCCCAGCGCCGGCGCATTGGCCGTGCAGAGCCAAGGGCCTGCCAGCGGCGAGTACCTGACCTTCCGTCTCGGCAGCGAGGAATACGGCATCGACATCCTGAAGGTGCAGGAGATCCGTTCCTACGAGCCGCCCACCCGCATCGCCAACGCGCCCGAGTTCATCAAGGGCGTCGTCAACCTGCGCGGCGTGATCGTGCCGATCGTAGACCTGCGCCTGAAGCTGGGCTGCCCCAGCGCCGAGTACAACGGCTTCACCGTCGTGATCGTGCTGAACGTGCGCAACCGCGTCGTCGGCGCGGTGGTCGACTCGGTGTCCGACGTGCTGGAGCTGAACCGCGACGTGATCCGTCCCGCACCGGAGCTGAACGCCAGCGCGGTGGACACCAGCTTCATCACCGGCATCGGTGCCGTCGGCGAACGCATGCTGATCCTGATGGACATCGAAGGCCTGATGAGCAGCGCCGACATGGGCCTGATGGATTCCGTGATCGGCTGA